In Psychrobacter sp. JCM 18902, a single window of DNA contains:
- a CDS encoding NAD+ synthase: MSKDNDNPNITPSNEASKTNKTQETVTFALAQSHFLVGDITANAEKMRALALQAREQGADVIIFPELALLGYPPQDLLLRPSLSGRIKSALSTLSDIDDIVMIVGYPHVDHHGTFNSAAILHNGHQKGFYHKQILPNYGVFDERRYFDKGRNQVLFDYKGITIGLLICEDLWEKGPIAELKKQGADLIISLNASPFEIEKQDNRKTMLAKRSRENNLPIVYVNAVGGQDDLVFDGGSMAVQADGSVAHEAPRFMNQLLLATLDVKTAKFNSQTKAPLTLSRESEMYQALVVGLRDYVNHSGFTGIILGLSGGIDSALTLCIAVDALGADKVYAVMMPYEYTSQISLEDAQAQARRLNVSYTVCPIFDAVEGIRHTLAPLFNKSPADTTEENIQARARGVVLMALSNKFGHLVITTGNKSELAVGYSTLYGDMAGGFDVLKDVYKSQVYKLASYRNRLEDTPVIPERVITRPPSAELRPDQKDQDSLPDYDVLDGILMSYIDEDMGYQDIINKGFEAELVAKVIQMVDNSEYKRLQAPIGTKISHKAFGRERRYPLVNKWSVKG; encoded by the coding sequence ATGTCAAAAGACAATGATAATCCCAATATAACTCCCTCAAATGAGGCCAGTAAGACCAATAAAACCCAAGAAACCGTTACTTTTGCATTGGCTCAGTCGCATTTTTTGGTTGGTGATATCACTGCCAATGCTGAAAAAATGCGTGCACTCGCATTGCAAGCTCGCGAGCAAGGTGCGGATGTCATTATTTTCCCAGAACTTGCTTTATTAGGTTACCCACCGCAAGATTTATTACTACGCCCAAGCTTATCTGGTCGCATCAAAAGCGCCTTGTCTACTTTAAGTGATATCGATGACATCGTGATGATTGTCGGTTATCCACATGTCGACCATCATGGTACTTTCAACTCTGCTGCTATCTTGCATAATGGTCATCAAAAAGGTTTTTATCATAAGCAAATCTTGCCAAATTATGGCGTATTTGATGAGCGTCGTTATTTTGATAAAGGTCGTAACCAAGTTTTATTTGACTATAAAGGCATCACAATCGGTCTGCTTATCTGTGAGGATTTGTGGGAAAAAGGCCCTATTGCCGAGCTTAAAAAGCAAGGTGCTGATCTGATTATTAGCTTGAACGCCTCACCTTTTGAGATCGAAAAACAAGACAATCGTAAAACGATGCTGGCCAAGCGTAGCCGTGAGAATAATTTGCCTATCGTCTATGTCAACGCCGTTGGCGGTCAAGACGACTTGGTATTTGACGGTGGTTCTATGGCGGTGCAAGCTGATGGTAGCGTTGCCCACGAAGCACCACGTTTTATGAATCAGTTACTTCTTGCCACTTTAGACGTCAAAACTGCCAAGTTTAATAGTCAAACTAAAGCGCCATTAACACTGAGCCGTGAGTCAGAGATGTATCAAGCACTGGTCGTTGGCCTGCGTGATTATGTCAACCATTCAGGATTCACTGGTATTATCCTTGGGCTATCAGGTGGTATTGATTCTGCCTTAACGCTATGTATCGCTGTTGATGCTTTGGGTGCTGACAAGGTATATGCAGTGATGATGCCTTATGAATATACTTCTCAGATTAGTCTAGAAGATGCACAAGCACAGGCTCGCCGCTTAAATGTTTCTTATACGGTTTGTCCTATTTTTGATGCGGTTGAAGGCATCCGTCATACCTTAGCGCCACTATTTAACAAATCGCCAGCAGACACCACTGAAGAAAATATCCAAGCGCGGGCGCGCGGTGTGGTACTGATGGCGCTGTCCAATAAATTTGGGCACTTGGTCATCACCACTGGTAATAAGTCAGAGTTGGCAGTCGGCTATTCAACATTATATGGTGATATGGCAGGCGGCTTTGATGTGCTAAAAGACGTTTATAAGTCACAGGTTTATAAATTGGCCAGTTATCGCAACCGCTTGGAAGACACCCCAGTCATCCCTGAGCGTGTCATCACTCGCCCGCCATCTGCTGAGTTACGCCCAGACCAAAAAGACCAAGACAGCTTGCCTGACTATGATGTATTAGATGGCATCTTAATGTCATACATCGATGAAGATATGGGCTATCAAGACATTATTAATAAAGGGTTTGAGGCTGAACTGGTCGCAAAAGTCATCCAGATGGTAGACAATAGC
- a CDS encoding AI-2E family transporter produces the protein MIENWTKEFIIQRLLAITLLVVLFVLCFQVVQFFIVPALWAAILAYVTFPIYNFFYEKVKLSPNFSAAIMTVSISLMIGVPLVIGVFILQQEALSLISNLIYRIKVGYLDVPDSIKDMPIIGQQVKDVLWRINKNPEGTLEAFRIWVQSHLYYGKVAFDVVFSGLAKLGMALMTLFFFYRDGTSLVRQIRQALRNIIGNRIDGYIDSVGTTTRAVVYGIGLTALAQALLAGVGYYFAGAPSPILLTIVTFIIALIPFGTPFVWGGVSIWLLSQGHTVEGIGLALWGTLVISWVDNLIRPIVISGATKIPFIIIFIGVLGGLTAFGFVGLFIGPVVLAIGLAVWREWISQHKNEIFAPQDLVLSDNQTLPPVNESE, from the coding sequence ATGATTGAAAATTGGACAAAAGAATTTATTATTCAGCGCTTATTGGCTATTACTCTGTTGGTGGTGCTGTTCGTACTGTGTTTTCAAGTGGTACAGTTTTTTATTGTACCCGCATTATGGGCGGCGATTTTAGCGTATGTAACCTTTCCTATTTATAACTTTTTTTATGAAAAAGTAAAGCTGAGTCCTAATTTTAGTGCTGCTATTATGACGGTGAGTATCTCCTTAATGATAGGTGTGCCACTGGTTATCGGTGTTTTTATTCTACAGCAAGAAGCCTTGAGCCTAATCAGCAACTTGATTTATCGTATAAAAGTGGGCTATTTAGATGTGCCTGATTCTATCAAAGATATGCCTATCATCGGTCAGCAAGTGAAAGATGTGCTGTGGAGAATCAATAAAAACCCAGAAGGGACGTTAGAGGCGTTTCGTATTTGGGTACAGTCACATTTATATTATGGCAAAGTAGCATTTGATGTGGTGTTTAGCGGTCTTGCCAAGTTAGGTATGGCGCTGATGACGTTGTTTTTCTTTTATCGTGATGGTACCAGTTTGGTGCGCCAAATTCGTCAAGCACTGCGTAATATCATTGGCAATCGCATTGATGGTTATATTGATTCTGTGGGTACGACCACGCGTGCGGTGGTTTATGGTATTGGTCTGACGGCATTGGCACAAGCACTGCTCGCAGGTGTAGGTTACTACTTCGCTGGTGCACCAAGTCCTATCTTACTCACTATCGTAACTTTTATTATTGCCCTGATTCCGTTTGGCACGCCATTTGTCTGGGGCGGTGTATCCATTTGGTTGTTAAGCCAAGGTCATACTGTAGAAGGGATTGGCTTGGCACTATGGGGAACTTTGGTTATCAGCTGGGTTGACAATCTCATCCGTCCTATTGTGATTAGTGGCGCGACCAAAATCCCTTTTATTATTATTTTTATTGGTGTATTAGGTGGTCTAACGGCTTTTGGCTTTGTTGGTTTGTTTATCGGTCCTGTAGTGCTAGCCATCGGATTAGCGGTATGGCGAGAATGGATATCGCAGCATAAAAATGAGATATTTGCCCCGCAGGATTTGGTATTGTCTGACAACCAAACGTTGCCACCAGTCAATGAATCAGAGTAG
- a CDS encoding 4-phosphoerythronate dehydrogenase produces MDSITIVADSNIASLDAFFNASMLGQASEQTVNIITVAGRDINAQLLADVEPDVLLIRSVTPVGEALLANNNSVKFVGSATIGTDHVDQDYLAARNITFANAAGCSKHSVAQYVLTAILTLRPHYWQQSTKPLILGIIGLGNIGSTLAQYANDLGWQVLGYDPLLPTSNTNNASLEQVLSQSDVVSLHVPLTDKDTTNPSGSDYPTKHLIDANALAMMPAHTLLINSARGPVINARDLEADIERTDRQVVLDVFEFEPEISECLLSKLAIATPHIAGYTVEGKLRGTQIIYDALCEKLAVLPVLSMHQLLPLNTYLWSELKAHPDRLQKFYDIMHDDAALRSKLANGQIKGADFDQLRRDYHLRREWQW; encoded by the coding sequence ATTGACAGCATTACTATCGTGGCCGATAGCAATATCGCAAGCTTGGATGCGTTTTTTAATGCTTCGATGCTTGGGCAGGCGTCTGAGCAGACGGTCAATATAATCACCGTCGCCGGACGCGATATCAATGCGCAATTACTGGCAGACGTTGAGCCTGATGTGCTGTTGATACGCTCGGTGACGCCAGTAGGCGAGGCACTGCTAGCCAATAATAACAGCGTAAAATTTGTCGGTTCGGCGACTATCGGTACCGATCATGTCGATCAAGACTATTTAGCGGCGCGAAATATCACTTTCGCCAATGCGGCTGGATGTAGTAAACATTCTGTTGCGCAGTATGTCTTGACGGCGATTTTGACGTTGCGTCCGCACTATTGGCAGCAATCCACGAAGCCATTAATATTGGGCATCATCGGACTTGGTAATATTGGTAGTACGCTCGCTCAGTATGCCAATGATTTAGGCTGGCAAGTACTAGGCTATGATCCACTACTGCCTACCTCGAATACGAATAATGCCAGCCTTGAGCAAGTGCTTAGCCAAAGCGATGTAGTGAGCTTACATGTGCCTTTAACCGATAAAGATACTACAAACCCTAGTGGCAGTGATTATCCAACAAAGCATCTGATTGACGCAAATGCGCTGGCAATGATGCCTGCGCATACCTTGCTGATTAATAGTGCGCGCGGACCAGTCATTAATGCGCGTGATTTAGAAGCAGATATTGAACGCACAGATCGCCAAGTAGTGCTCGATGTGTTTGAGTTTGAACCAGAGATTTCTGAGTGCTTATTGTCCAAATTGGCTATCGCCACTCCTCATATCGCAGGCTATACGGTCGAAGGTAAGTTGCGTGGTACGCAAATCATCTATGACGCTTTATGTGAAAAGTTAGCAGTCTTGCCTGTATTGTCGATGCATCAGTTGCTACCGCTCAATACTTATCTCTGGTCTGAGCTAAAAGCACATCCAGACAGATTACAGAAGTTTTACGACATCATGCACGATGATGCTGCACTAAGAAGCAAGCTGGCTAACGGTCAAATAAAGGGTGCTGACTTTGATCAGTTGCGCCGAGATTATCACTTACGCCGCGAATGGCAGTGGTAA
- the epmA gene encoding EF-P lysine aminoacylase EpmA — MTQANNSSSKPSYAPTMTLAMAQQRAQLMSTIRQFFATHQVLEVQTPLLSQAGNTDTFLQSVAAQVTYQDKPCTYYLHTSPEFAMKRLLASWQVPIYQICSVFRDNEIGVRHNIEFTMLEWYQPNYSLDDMAAELSELLAALYGHSVVMSHYRYVDAFMDFVGIHPLTASLDALQAVAEDKGLTGFDFNSDLDNIEDGEAAIRQSWLDLLFSHAVEPNLGHDLPTLIIEYPPATAALAKTAVDKEGNTVAKRFELYINGIEIANAYDELADGQALRERFERDNQLRKRHNLPKMPIDEHLLAASDSLIPCSGIAVGIDRLLMVITGANSLEDVISFPSGLA, encoded by the coding sequence ATGACCCAAGCAAATAACTCTTCTTCAAAACCCAGCTATGCGCCGACCATGACATTGGCAATGGCTCAGCAGCGTGCGCAATTGATGAGCACCATTCGTCAGTTTTTCGCCACGCATCAAGTGCTTGAAGTGCAAACACCGCTACTATCGCAGGCTGGCAATACCGATACTTTCTTACAATCAGTTGCCGCGCAAGTGACGTATCAAGATAAACCTTGTACTTATTATCTGCATACTTCACCTGAGTTTGCCATGAAGCGTTTACTTGCCAGCTGGCAAGTGCCTATATATCAAATTTGCTCCGTATTTCGAGATAACGAAATAGGCGTACGCCATAATATCGAATTTACCATGCTTGAGTGGTATCAGCCGAATTATAGTTTGGATGATATGGCGGCTGAGCTGAGTGAGTTATTAGCGGCGCTTTATGGGCATTCGGTGGTGATGAGTCATTACCGCTATGTTGATGCGTTTATGGATTTTGTCGGCATACATCCGCTGACAGCTAGCCTTGATGCCCTGCAAGCAGTAGCAGAAGATAAGGGTTTGACAGGTTTTGATTTCAATAGTGATTTGGATAACATAGAAGATGGCGAAGCAGCTATTCGTCAAAGCTGGCTGGATTTGCTGTTTAGTCATGCGGTCGAGCCAAACTTGGGTCACGACTTACCGACCTTGATTATAGAATATCCACCTGCCACGGCGGCACTGGCAAAAACAGCGGTTGATAAAGAGGGCAATACAGTCGCTAAACGTTTCGAGCTGTATATCAATGGCATTGAGATTGCCAACGCTTATGATGAGCTAGCAGATGGACAAGCGTTAAGAGAACGGTTTGAGCGAGACAATCAACTGCGTAAGCGTCATAACCTGCCAAAAATGCCAATCGATGAGCATTTATTAGCAGCATCTGATTCTTTAATTCCCTGTAGCGGTATCGCCGTTGGTATCGATAGATTACTTATGGTGATCACAGGAGCGAATAGCTTAGAGGATGTGATTTCGTTTCCAAGCGGTTTGGCTTAG
- a CDS encoding NAD(P)H-binding protein yields the protein MKILVIGASGRVGTDLAKQLLADNHQVIGTTRQEEKLFTDDNYSQLDLDITAEKEAIQKQIDRDIDAIYFVAGSGGKDVLEVDLHGAVKTMQAAEDKGIKRYIMLSTVFSLDTRKWDNAGIADLKEYYICKHYADQWLINNSNLDYTIVQAGALKEREATGKITVNDDNAGENSIADVATTLAAVLNADNTIKKVFSMHNGETAIDEAIAQL from the coding sequence ATGAAAATTTTAGTAATTGGGGCAAGTGGTCGAGTGGGAACGGATTTGGCCAAGCAGCTATTAGCGGATAACCATCAAGTTATTGGCACGACACGCCAAGAAGAAAAACTGTTTACCGATGACAATTATAGCCAACTCGATTTAGATATCACTGCCGAAAAAGAGGCTATACAAAAGCAAATTGATCGAGATATTGACGCTATATATTTCGTTGCAGGGTCTGGCGGCAAAGACGTCTTAGAAGTGGATTTACATGGGGCGGTCAAGACCATGCAAGCCGCAGAGGACAAAGGCATTAAGCGCTATATTATGCTTAGCACCGTCTTTTCGTTAGACACCAGAAAATGGGACAATGCTGGTATTGCTGACCTAAAAGAATACTATATCTGCAAACACTATGCGGATCAGTGGTTAATTAATAACAGTAACCTTGACTATACCATCGTTCAAGCAGGGGCACTAAAAGAGCGCGAAGCAACTGGTAAAATCACTGTCAACGATGATAATGCTGGAGAAAATTCAATTGCCGATGTGGCGACTACTCTGGCAGCCGTCCTAAATGCCGATAATACCATCAAGAAAGTGTTTAGTATGCATAACGGTGAGACTGCGATTGATGAAGCGATTGCACAGTTATAA
- a CDS encoding YaiI/YqxD family protein has protein sequence MQIWVDADSVPLIAKDLIIKTAERTQTMAIFVANQPIKLRKSPLLVMTVVPSGFDKADDYIVEKIQPGDLAITSDIPLANDILDKGGMVLTSRGMVYDKNNIKQKLNMRDFMDTMRGTGVLELQEMSGQKPYGDRDKKAFADELNKLVR, from the coding sequence ATGCAGATTTGGGTAGATGCCGATTCGGTGCCATTGATTGCCAAAGATTTGATTATCAAAACCGCTGAACGCACACAAACCATGGCAATATTCGTCGCCAATCAGCCGATCAAACTGCGTAAGTCACCACTGCTTGTCATGACAGTGGTGCCATCAGGGTTTGATAAAGCCGATGATTATATCGTTGAGAAAATACAGCCAGGCGATCTGGCTATTACTAGCGACATTCCTTTGGCTAATGACATTTTGGACAAAGGTGGTATGGTCTTGACCTCTCGCGGAATGGTCTATGACAAAAATAATATCAAGCAAAAGCTCAATATGCGTGATTTTATGGATACCATGCGCGGTACTGGCGTGCTCGAGCTACAAGAAATGAGTGGTCAAAAACCTTATGGCGATCGTGATAAAAAAGCTTTTGCTGATGAATTAAACAAGTTGGTACGCTAG
- a CDS encoding 5-(carboxyamino)imidazole ribonucleotide synthase, with product MTTANAYPVTQTIRTIGILGGGQLGMMLAEAAMPLGYQCVFLEDSADCPASLYGRVFHSDQLEDFIAAADVFTLEFENTPTATVEQLTDLSKSGSKQGMFPPLIALDIAQDRLKEKQMFNSLDIATVPFMAVNSEADLQQACHELGLPIVLKTSRGGYDGKGQFVIRQDSDIKAAWQDLKDAVTGKGSLTPTPAPLIAEGFINFSRELSIIAARAQNGQVRCYDLVENHHHNGILAKTQAPAVGTSHLFKQATDAITKIMNHLDYVGVMALELFVTKDARGHDTLLANEIAPRVHNSGHWSIEGAVTSQFENHIRAVVNLPLGDTDNVHPAIMLNVLGQYPDISAVLNIDGAHYHSYHKAERDDRKIAHITLMPNDVADLEPALAKLVATLPNKMGLEKKPSAIDSQPKAADGLITTDNNNDNILESIEVHIDDSQTTQAIDGKAKTEKVKK from the coding sequence ATGACTACAGCGAACGCTTACCCTGTTACCCAAACCATTCGTACCATCGGTATTTTAGGCGGTGGTCAGCTTGGTATGATGCTTGCCGAAGCAGCGATGCCACTGGGCTACCAATGTGTGTTTTTAGAAGACAGCGCTGACTGCCCTGCTAGCCTATACGGTCGCGTCTTTCATAGCGATCAATTGGAAGACTTCATCGCAGCAGCAGATGTTTTCACCTTAGAGTTTGAAAACACACCGACGGCGACAGTTGAACAGCTGACTGATCTGTCAAAATCAGGTAGCAAACAAGGTATGTTTCCGCCATTGATTGCGCTTGATATCGCTCAAGACCGCTTGAAAGAAAAGCAAATGTTCAATTCACTTGATATTGCTACCGTGCCCTTTATGGCTGTCAATTCTGAAGCGGATTTGCAGCAAGCCTGTCATGAATTAGGACTGCCTATCGTCCTAAAAACCAGCCGTGGCGGTTATGATGGCAAAGGTCAGTTTGTGATTAGACAAGACAGTGATATCAAGGCGGCATGGCAAGATCTTAAAGATGCAGTTACGGGTAAGGGCTCGCTAACGCCAACGCCCGCCCCTTTGATTGCAGAAGGTTTTATTAACTTTAGCCGCGAGCTTTCTATTATCGCCGCACGCGCACAAAATGGTCAGGTTCGTTGCTACGATTTGGTCGAAAACCATCATCATAATGGTATTTTAGCCAAGACCCAAGCGCCTGCCGTTGGCACCAGTCATTTATTCAAACAAGCAACCGATGCCATCACCAAGATCATGAACCACTTAGACTATGTTGGTGTGATGGCACTTGAGCTCTTTGTGACCAAAGATGCGCGTGGTCATGACACGCTACTCGCTAATGAAATTGCGCCGCGCGTACATAATTCAGGACATTGGAGTATTGAAGGCGCTGTCACCAGCCAATTTGAAAACCACATTCGCGCCGTCGTCAATCTGCCATTAGGTGATACCGACAACGTGCATCCAGCGATTATGCTCAATGTCTTGGGGCAATATCCAGATATCAGCGCCGTACTAAATATCGATGGCGCACACTATCATAGCTACCATAAAGCAGAACGCGATGACCGCAAAATTGCGCATATTACCTTGATGCCCAATGATGTTGCCGACTTAGAACCTGCTTTAGCCAAGCTCGTCGCTACGCTACCCAATAAAATGGGACTTGAGAAAAAACCATCTGCGATTGATAGCCAGCCAAAAGCGGCAGATGGTCTAATCACTACTGACAATAACAATGACAATATTTTAGAGAGTATAGAAGTCCATATCGATGACAGCCAAACAACTCAGGCTATCGACGGTAAGGCAAAAACAGAAAAGGTTAAGAAATAA
- the purE gene encoding 5-(carboxyamino)imidazole ribonucleotide mutase: MSTTTATVNTMDQNSPIASPAGQPKVGIIMGSQSDWATMSAAAQLLADFDIAFDCEVVSAHRTPDRLFDYAKSAKDNGLQVIIAGAGGAAHLPGMCASQTPLPVFGVPVKSSMLSGWDSLLSIVQMPKGVAVGTLAIGSAGAYNAALLAIQVLALHDETIAAKLDNLRQTQTDTILASPTPGIINT, translated from the coding sequence ATGAGCACCACAACAGCTACTGTTAACACGATGGATCAAAACAGCCCTATCGCCTCCCCTGCTGGTCAACCGAAAGTTGGCATTATTATGGGATCACAATCTGATTGGGCAACCATGAGTGCGGCAGCGCAATTGCTCGCAGACTTTGATATCGCTTTTGATTGTGAAGTGGTTTCAGCACACCGCACCCCTGATAGATTGTTTGACTATGCAAAAAGTGCAAAAGATAACGGTCTACAAGTTATCATCGCTGGTGCTGGTGGTGCTGCTCATCTGCCTGGCATGTGTGCCAGTCAAACGCCGTTACCTGTGTTTGGTGTTCCTGTAAAATCTTCTATGCTCAGCGGTTGGGATAGTCTCTTGTCTATCGTACAGATGCCTAAAGGCGTCGCAGTTGGCACATTAGCGATTGGCTCAGCAGGCGCTTACAATGCTGCCCTGCTTGCGATTCAAGTGTTAGCGCTGCATGATGAGACCATTGCGGCTAAGCTGGACAATCTGCGCCAAACGCAAACTGATACTATCCTTGCTAGCCCAACGCCCGGCATTATCAATACCTAA
- a CDS encoding metallophosphoesterase, producing MMIDVIGDIHGYADKLIGLLEQLGYVHNGTYFVPPVGHRALFIGDLIDRGPQQLATLEVVFAMLDANVADAIMGNHEYNALAFATLDPDNSSQYLRSHNDIHTRQHAAFLAEIAFGSERHQYWLNRLYELPLWIETDDACFVHACWDVDSMAVLQPLLTDDNCLTPHGLVATAKENTAPFDALERVLKGVETALPDGMVMVDKEGTERKRVRVCWWLDGLNKRRLYEVARAPASALAQIPKEVLAENIDFALKTNKAVFVGHYWLTGTPEPLSSQVACTDYSAAVDSGYLTCYQLDTEQALPLRASNFVQYRHDKTVNPNP from the coding sequence ATGATGATAGATGTTATCGGTGATATTCACGGCTACGCAGACAAATTAATTGGCTTATTAGAGCAGCTAGGTTACGTTCATAATGGTACGTACTTTGTACCGCCAGTAGGGCATCGGGCGTTATTTATCGGCGACTTGATTGACCGAGGACCACAGCAATTGGCTACCTTAGAGGTTGTTTTTGCCATGTTAGATGCTAACGTGGCAGATGCGATAATGGGCAATCATGAATATAATGCCCTCGCCTTTGCCACACTTGACCCTGATAACTCCAGCCAATATCTGCGCTCGCACAATGACATACATACGCGCCAACATGCCGCATTTTTAGCCGAAATAGCTTTTGGCTCAGAGCGTCATCAATATTGGCTTAATCGGTTATATGAGCTGCCTTTATGGATTGAAACAGACGACGCTTGTTTTGTTCATGCCTGCTGGGATGTCGATAGTATGGCGGTATTGCAGCCACTATTGACTGACGATAACTGTTTAACGCCGCACGGGCTAGTCGCCACTGCCAAAGAAAACACGGCGCCATTTGACGCGCTAGAGCGGGTATTAAAAGGTGTAGAAACAGCATTACCCGACGGCATGGTCATGGTCGATAAAGAAGGCACTGAGCGCAAGCGCGTGCGAGTATGCTGGTGGCTTGACGGGCTGAATAAACGCCGTCTTTATGAGGTGGCGCGTGCGCCTGCATCAGCATTGGCTCAGATTCCAAAAGAGGTGTTGGCTGAAAATATTGATTTCGCTCTGAAAACGAATAAAGCGGTATTTGTCGGTCATTATTGGCTAACTGGCACGCCTGAACCACTGAGTTCACAAGTTGCCTGTACTGATTATTCAGCGGCGGTAGACAGCGGATATCTGACTTGTTATCAGCTCGATACTGAGCAAGCACTGCCACTAAGAGCCAGTAACTTTGTCCAATATCGCCATGATAAAACGGTAAACCCCAATCCATAA
- a CDS encoding rhomboid family intramembrane serine protease: MFNHTTLIIIITVIVSLVAWQNKTVFNRLIFYPPAVNNGQWDRFVTHGFIHADSMHLLFNMFTLYFFGRAIEGLYQPFLFGYGFVVFYVLAIIIAMIPSYLKNKNNASYLSLGASGGVSAVLFAFILLAPWEKIYLFAIVPIPAILFAVAYIAYSIYADKRGGSNINHMAHMWGGAFGVIATIILEPQVLPHFINALLSPGL, encoded by the coding sequence TTGTTCAATCATACGACCCTTATTATTATTATCACGGTTATTGTCAGCTTAGTGGCATGGCAAAACAAGACAGTATTTAATCGACTTATTTTTTATCCGCCAGCGGTAAATAATGGGCAGTGGGACCGTTTTGTCACGCATGGCTTTATTCATGCCGATAGCATGCACCTGCTCTTTAATATGTTTACTTTATACTTTTTCGGTCGTGCTATTGAAGGGCTGTATCAGCCGTTCTTATTTGGCTATGGTTTTGTGGTCTTTTACGTATTGGCCATTATCATTGCGATGATTCCAAGCTACCTTAAGAATAAAAACAATGCGAGCTATTTGAGCCTTGGCGCGTCAGGCGGTGTATCAGCCGTATTGTTTGCTTTTATTTTGCTGGCACCGTGGGAGAAAATCTACCTATTCGCGATTGTTCCTATACCTGCGATATTATTCGCCGTTGCTTATATCGCTTATAGTATCTATGCAGACAAACGGGGCGGCTCTAATATCAATCATATGGCGCATATGTGGGGCGGCGCGTTTGGGGTTATTGCCACGATTATTTTAGAACCGCAAGTCCTACCGCATTTTATCAATGCGCTATTATCACCTGGGCTCTAA